One part of the Alistipes onderdonkii genome encodes these proteins:
- a CDS encoding regulatory protein RecX, whose translation MQPDEIRKKKVKTPEQALAALMRLCARAEKSQEDARRLMRGWGLAERDAEGVLAKLVRDRFIDDARYAGAFVREKLRLSGWGEYKIRTALQRKRIDRALIDAALAEADRPAMGERLRRQLERKARTAKYSTQYELKTKLIRYGLSLGYDYETVVEAASGLVTDTETCDEF comes from the coding sequence ATGCAGCCGGATGAAATAAGGAAAAAGAAGGTCAAGACACCCGAGCAGGCACTCGCTGCGCTCATGCGGCTCTGCGCCCGCGCCGAAAAATCGCAGGAGGACGCCCGGCGGCTGATGCGCGGCTGGGGACTCGCGGAACGCGACGCCGAGGGGGTGCTGGCCAAACTCGTCCGCGACCGCTTCATCGACGATGCCCGTTACGCCGGGGCTTTCGTGCGCGAAAAACTGCGGCTGAGCGGCTGGGGCGAATACAAGATCCGCACGGCCCTGCAACGCAAGCGCATCGACCGGGCGCTGATCGACGCGGCACTCGCCGAAGCCGACCGCCCGGCGATGGGCGAACGCCTGCGCCGGCAACTGGAACGGAAGGCACGAACGGCGAAATATTCGACACAATACGAACTGAAAACCAAACTGATACGTTACGGGCTTTCGCTGGGCTACGACTACGAAACGGTCGTGGAGGCCGCCTCGGGGCTCGTGACGGACACGGAGACATGCGACGAATTCTGA
- a CDS encoding response regulator, with translation MTDNNPDARKPLILIAEDVESNYKLLEIILKKEYELLWAKNGKEAVDYALERHPDAVLMDIKMPVMDGIEALKEIRRHTTQLPVIMQTAYAFDTDRRIAEEAGCNGFITKPVMPRELKMYLDMSLKKA, from the coding sequence ATGACAGATAACAATCCCGACGCACGTAAGCCGCTGATACTTATTGCGGAAGACGTTGAAAGCAATTACAAATTGCTGGAAATAATACTCAAAAAAGAGTATGAGCTGCTATGGGCGAAAAATGGCAAGGAGGCCGTCGATTATGCATTGGAGCGTCACCCCGATGCCGTGTTGATGGACATCAAAATGCCTGTAATGGACGGTATCGAGGCGCTCAAGGAGATACGCCGGCATACCACCCAGCTACCCGTCATCATGCAGACCGCCTATGCCTTCGATACGGATCGCCGCATCGCCGAGGAAGCAGGATGCAACGGCTTTATTACCAAGCCGGTAATGCCCAGGGAACTGAAAATGTATCTGGATATGAGCCTGAAAAAGGCATAA
- a CDS encoding sensor histidine kinase, producing the protein MSPVRLLTCIYCVVFGAGVSLMAAPSSVTDSLQGRLAHTSDPRERVQLLLNLKDLNEDTHLNLPYSIQLFREAADIRDTYAMSVSVIPILSRYSIYVEKEDTLRYYVQALRDLTPGTPEEGADAYAEMCIGFYRLGHQYDLAENLRLAHEVYDWSNTPPEEPENIYQRTKRLLLRGYANLTLCYHEGGNRRAYIPQTDTWREAYELTEQMPNLNIRRCFASIIYYVLSGAYNQSYRYDEQVALTNDQIALLDRYYSADSTLGRRPYLYKDNSYVRPYQQLMQCALNIRRNDYAARYFNEFRSRMLAAEGENLLRNKSYLYEMGYLWKANTGAYAESIQYSDSLIRLIESGKGYFSMLPNKVYQAYRDRSILLTKAKRYPEAFEAFEHTMQVQDSILTAERRERLETIRRQHDLDKRKLAETRALIRNRAATSLSIVVIVLLMSGTGIYLLRSLLRNRRLKADILRHSRKAQESEHMKSVFVNTICRGIGPAFDAIDTAASRLMLSDIDAAERNACCESIRVNADLLLSALDNMLEAANLDSLTEALRLEETNIDEVCRAELLAASRLSCNPGVAFTIEAPENPATVRTHAKYFSFVVRALLDNARKFTREGSVTLRYEIDPRHNQLRVTVTDTGCGIPPEKRNDIFGMPSDDSKATPGLSLALCRLIARHLSGNISLDEAYTAGARFIFTIPAKP; encoded by the coding sequence ATGTCCCCTGTCCGCCTGCTTACATGCATCTACTGCGTCGTCTTCGGCGCAGGCGTATCTCTTATGGCCGCGCCGTCCTCCGTCACGGACAGCCTCCAGGGCAGGCTGGCGCATACGTCCGATCCCCGCGAACGGGTGCAGTTACTGCTCAACCTCAAAGACCTGAACGAGGACACGCACCTCAACCTCCCCTATTCCATCCAGCTTTTCCGCGAAGCGGCGGACATCCGCGACACCTACGCCATGTCGGTGTCCGTCATCCCGATCCTCAGCCGGTATTCGATCTATGTCGAAAAGGAAGATACGCTCCGCTATTACGTACAGGCGCTCCGCGACCTGACTCCCGGCACCCCCGAAGAGGGTGCCGACGCCTATGCCGAAATGTGCATCGGGTTCTACCGCCTGGGGCACCAGTACGACCTTGCGGAGAACCTCAGGCTGGCACATGAGGTTTACGACTGGAGCAACACCCCGCCCGAAGAGCCCGAGAACATCTACCAGCGCACCAAACGCCTGCTCCTGCGCGGCTACGCCAACCTCACGCTCTGCTACCACGAGGGCGGAAACCGGCGGGCCTATATCCCACAGACCGACACGTGGCGCGAAGCCTACGAGCTGACGGAGCAAATGCCGAACCTCAATATCCGCAGGTGCTTCGCCAGCATCATTTACTACGTGCTGAGCGGCGCCTACAACCAAAGCTACCGCTACGACGAACAGGTCGCGCTCACCAACGACCAGATCGCACTGCTCGACCGCTACTATTCCGCCGACAGTACCCTCGGGCGGCGCCCCTACCTCTATAAGGACAACAGCTACGTGCGGCCTTACCAGCAGCTGATGCAATGTGCGCTCAATATCCGCCGCAACGACTACGCCGCCCGGTACTTCAACGAGTTCCGCAGCCGTATGCTCGCGGCCGAAGGGGAAAACCTGCTGCGCAACAAAAGTTACCTCTACGAAATGGGCTACCTCTGGAAAGCCAACACCGGCGCCTATGCCGAAAGCATCCAGTATTCCGATTCGCTGATCCGCCTGATCGAGAGTGGCAAGGGCTATTTCAGCATGCTGCCCAACAAGGTCTACCAGGCCTACCGCGACCGCAGCATCCTGCTCACCAAGGCCAAGCGTTACCCGGAGGCTTTCGAGGCCTTCGAGCACACGATGCAGGTGCAGGATTCGATCCTCACCGCCGAACGCCGCGAACGCCTCGAAACGATCCGCCGGCAACACGACCTGGACAAGCGCAAGCTGGCCGAAACGCGGGCCCTGATCCGTAACCGCGCCGCCACGAGCCTCTCGATCGTGGTCATCGTGCTGCTGATGTCCGGCACGGGGATCTACCTCCTGCGGTCGCTGCTGCGCAACCGCAGGCTGAAGGCCGACATCCTCCGCCACAGCCGCAAGGCCCAGGAGAGCGAACACATGAAATCGGTCTTCGTAAACACGATCTGCCGCGGCATCGGCCCCGCATTCGACGCCATCGACACCGCAGCCTCGCGTCTGATGCTGTCGGACATCGACGCTGCCGAGCGGAACGCCTGCTGCGAATCCATCCGCGTCAACGCCGACCTGCTGCTTTCGGCGCTCGACAACATGCTCGAAGCCGCCAACCTCGACAGCCTGACCGAGGCCCTGCGGCTGGAGGAAACCAACATCGACGAAGTGTGCCGCGCCGAACTGCTCGCCGCTTCGCGGCTTAGCTGCAATCCCGGGGTGGCCTTCACGATCGAAGCCCCGGAGAACCCGGCCACCGTCCGTACACACGCCAAATACTTTTCGTTCGTGGTGCGCGCGCTGCTCGACAACGCCCGCAAATTCACCCGGGAAGGCTCCGTCACGCTCCGCTATGAAATAGACCCGCGCCACAACCAACTGCGGGTTACGGTGACCGACACGGGCTGCGGCATCCCGCCCGAAAAACGCAACGACATCTTCGGCATGCCCTCCGACGATTCGAAGGCGACGCCGGGGCTGAGCCTCGCTTTATGCCGCCTGATCGCCCGGCACCTCTCGGGCAACATATCCCTCGACGAGGCATATACCGCCGGTGCACGTTTCATCTTCACAATCCCCGCCAAGCCATGA
- the lptB gene encoding LPS export ABC transporter ATP-binding protein: MRLYTSELVKKYKARTVVDHVSIDVNQGEIVGLLGPNGAGKTTTFYMIVGLIKPNEGRIFLEDDEGKVAELTKEPVYKRAQMGVGYLAQEASVFRRLSVEDNIRAVLEMTDFSKEYQTERVESLIEEFRLQKVRKSLGIQLSGGERRRTEIARAVAINPAFILLDEPFAGVDPIAVEDIQSIVATLKHKNIGVIITDHNVDETLAITDRTYLLYEGKILKTGTAEELAADPMVRKVYLGQHFELKKSHQLTQQMKNRKGQQAQQAGEETETQE, encoded by the coding sequence ATGCGCCTATACACCAGCGAACTTGTCAAAAAATATAAGGCCCGCACCGTCGTCGACCACGTCTCGATCGACGTCAACCAGGGGGAGATCGTCGGACTGCTCGGCCCCAACGGAGCCGGCAAGACCACGACTTTCTACATGATCGTGGGACTTATCAAGCCCAACGAGGGGCGCATCTTCCTCGAGGACGACGAAGGCAAGGTCGCCGAACTGACCAAGGAGCCGGTCTACAAACGCGCCCAGATGGGCGTGGGCTACCTGGCACAGGAGGCATCGGTCTTCCGCCGCCTGTCGGTCGAGGACAACATCCGCGCCGTACTCGAAATGACCGATTTCTCGAAGGAGTACCAGACCGAGCGCGTCGAGTCGCTGATCGAGGAGTTCCGCCTGCAAAAGGTTCGCAAGAGCCTCGGCATCCAGCTTTCGGGCGGCGAACGGCGCCGTACGGAGATCGCGCGCGCGGTGGCCATCAACCCGGCGTTCATCCTGCTCGACGAGCCCTTCGCGGGCGTCGACCCCATCGCCGTGGAGGACATCCAGTCGATCGTGGCGACGCTCAAGCACAAGAACATCGGCGTCATCATCACCGACCACAACGTCGACGAGACGCTGGCCATCACCGACCGCACCTACCTGCTCTACGAGGGCAAGATCCTCAAGACGGGTACGGCCGAGGAACTGGCCGCCGACCCGATGGTTCGCAAGGTCTACCTGGGCCAGCATTTCGAGCTCAAGAAGAGCCACCAGCTGACCCAGCAGATGAAAAACCGCAAGGGACAGCAGGCGCAGCAGGCCGGGGAGGAGACCGAAACACAGGAATAG
- the prmC gene encoding peptide chain release factor N(5)-glutamine methyltransferase, whose product MSAPETPAPYAPQPLDAAEGHGNPPSQAAPEGTTRRGLLDKLTARLTGLYDAREARSIALIALAELAGLPLSALLTDPGAPMAADGFEAMAAQLAAGRPVQYVVGHTEFYGHCFTVREGVLIPRPETEELVSWVVHDERRARALLDVGTGSGCIAASLALALPGAEVCAADLSDAALAIAAENCRTLGARVTLRKADALGGLDEAFPGPFDAIVSNPPYVPQSDLAAMHANVRGYEPPEALFVPDDDALRFYRAIARAGRRMLRPGGKLYFEIYERSAGQMRLLLGEEGYTDTEVREDLNGKPRMVCSRMK is encoded by the coding sequence ATGTCCGCCCCCGAAACCCCCGCCCCATACGCCCCGCAGCCGCTGGACGCGGCAGAAGGCCACGGCAACCCGCCCTCGCAGGCGGCACCGGAGGGCACCACCCGCCGCGGGCTCCTCGACAAACTCACAGCCCGTCTCACGGGACTTTACGACGCCCGCGAGGCACGGAGCATCGCCCTGATCGCCCTCGCCGAATTGGCGGGGCTTCCCCTATCGGCCTTGCTGACCGACCCCGGCGCACCGATGGCAGCCGACGGGTTCGAAGCGATGGCCGCACAACTCGCCGCCGGCCGTCCCGTGCAATACGTGGTGGGGCACACGGAATTTTACGGGCACTGCTTCACCGTACGCGAAGGGGTGCTGATCCCCCGCCCCGAAACCGAGGAGCTGGTCTCCTGGGTGGTACACGACGAACGCAGGGCCCGTGCCCTGCTCGACGTGGGCACCGGCAGCGGCTGCATCGCCGCGAGCCTGGCGCTCGCGCTGCCCGGAGCCGAGGTTTGCGCGGCCGACCTGTCGGACGCGGCGCTGGCGATCGCCGCCGAGAACTGCCGCACGCTCGGCGCCCGGGTCACACTCCGCAAGGCGGATGCGCTCGGCGGCCTGGACGAAGCCTTCCCGGGGCCGTTCGACGCGATCGTCTCGAACCCGCCCTACGTGCCGCAAAGCGACCTTGCGGCAATGCACGCCAACGTCCGCGGGTACGAACCCCCCGAGGCGCTGTTCGTCCCCGACGACGACGCACTGCGATTCTACCGCGCCATCGCCCGCGCCGGGCGGCGGATGCTCCGCCCCGGCGGGAAGCTCTATTTCGAGATCTACGAACGCTCGGCCGGGCAGATGCGCCTCCTGCTCGGCGAGGAGGGATATACGGACACCGAGGTGCGCGAAGACCTCAACGGAAAACCCCGCATGGTATGCAGCCGGATGAAATAA
- the aroA gene encoding 3-phosphoshikimate 1-carboxyvinyltransferase has product MDKTVPLGRVKGTLTPPCSKSYAQRALAASLLCGETSVLRNLEFCDDTRSALRCIETLGARVKHVDASTLSIEGGLHPRGKVLHVGESGLATRLFTPIASLCGMPVTIEGQGTLLRRPMHMMIDPLRRLGVRVRDNDGYLPFEVRGPIRGGEIDVDGSVSSQFITGLLLALPLSQHDTTLHVRSAVSTPYLDMTVDTAARFGVEICHNDYKEFYIEGGQRYRPAFFSIEGDWSAAAMLLVAGAVAGEVTVKNVSMLSKQADTAICTALVRAGAAVINDEDSVTASHRPLRAFEFDATHCPDLFPALAALAAAAQGESVIRGTSRLEHKECNRADAIREEYAKAGIEVDTSQEDIMRIRGGRIRQARVQSHGDHRMAMSMAVAGLLCDGEMTIEGAECVAKSYPGFFEDLEKIRI; this is encoded by the coding sequence ATGGACAAGACGGTTCCATTGGGCCGCGTTAAAGGCACGCTGACGCCGCCCTGTTCGAAAAGCTATGCACAGCGTGCCCTGGCGGCATCGCTCCTCTGCGGGGAGACCTCGGTGCTGCGCAACCTGGAATTCTGCGACGACACGCGCTCGGCGCTGCGGTGCATCGAGACGCTCGGCGCCCGCGTAAAGCACGTGGACGCCTCGACCCTTTCGATCGAAGGCGGGCTGCATCCCCGCGGGAAGGTGCTGCACGTCGGCGAATCGGGGCTCGCCACACGGCTTTTCACCCCCATCGCCTCGCTCTGCGGGATGCCCGTCACCATCGAAGGCCAGGGCACCCTGCTACGGCGTCCCATGCACATGATGATCGACCCGCTGCGCCGCCTCGGCGTCCGGGTACGGGACAACGACGGTTACCTGCCCTTCGAAGTGCGCGGCCCGATCCGGGGCGGGGAGATCGACGTCGACGGCTCGGTTTCGTCGCAGTTCATCACGGGGCTGCTGCTGGCGCTCCCGCTCTCGCAGCACGACACCACGCTCCACGTCCGCAGCGCCGTCTCGACCCCCTATCTGGACATGACCGTCGACACGGCGGCACGCTTCGGCGTGGAGATCTGCCATAACGACTACAAGGAGTTCTACATCGAGGGCGGACAGCGCTACCGCCCGGCCTTTTTCAGCATCGAGGGGGACTGGAGCGCCGCAGCCATGCTGCTCGTGGCGGGCGCCGTCGCGGGCGAAGTCACCGTGAAGAACGTCTCCATGCTTTCGAAGCAGGCCGACACGGCCATCTGCACGGCACTCGTGCGGGCCGGGGCCGCGGTCATCAACGACGAGGACTCCGTGACGGCCTCGCACCGTCCCCTGCGCGCCTTCGAATTCGACGCCACGCACTGCCCCGACCTTTTCCCGGCACTCGCAGCGCTCGCGGCGGCGGCCCAGGGCGAGAGCGTCATCCGCGGCACCTCGCGGCTCGAACACAAGGAGTGCAACCGTGCGGACGCCATCCGCGAAGAGTACGCCAAGGCGGGCATCGAGGTGGACACCTCCCAGGAGGACATCATGCGCATCCGCGGCGGCAGAATCCGCCAGGCCCGCGTGCAGAGCCACGGCGACCACCGCATGGCCATGTCGATGGCCGTCGCAGGACTGCTCTGCGACGGGGAAATGACCATCGAAGGCGCCGAATGCGTAGCCAAGAGCTACCCCGGATTCTTCGAAGACCTGGAAAAAATCAGAATCTGA
- the aroC gene encoding chorismate synthase, whose product MNIFGHNFRLAIWGESHGPQIGISIDGVPAGIPLSAEDFEADLARRRSGARGTTPRREPDIPQIVSGLYNGMTTGAPLTIEFANTDTHSQDYATVARHYRPSHADLVAYHRFNGFNDPRGGGHFSARLTVAFVAAGVVAKKMLPPGIAFDTRITEIGGCTDPARFDEVLRAAAADRDSVGGIIECRVQGVPLGLGQPFFDSAESLIAHLLFAVPAVKGVEFGSGFAGARMRGSQNNDPLLDVEGTTATNNAGGINGGITNGNEIVVRAAVKPTPSIGREQNTYNLATDKVEPLTIRGRHDVCVALRGAVVVEAAVAIALANFIRH is encoded by the coding sequence ATGAATATTTTCGGACACAATTTCAGGCTCGCCATCTGGGGCGAGTCGCACGGCCCGCAGATCGGTATCTCGATCGACGGGGTTCCCGCAGGTATTCCGCTCTCGGCGGAAGATTTCGAAGCCGACCTCGCACGCCGCCGCAGCGGGGCCCGCGGCACCACGCCGCGCCGCGAGCCGGACATCCCGCAGATCGTATCGGGGCTTTACAACGGCATGACGACGGGGGCGCCGCTCACCATCGAATTCGCCAACACCGACACCCATTCGCAGGATTACGCCACCGTAGCCCGCCACTACCGGCCTTCGCACGCCGACCTGGTGGCCTACCACCGCTTCAACGGGTTCAACGACCCGCGGGGCGGCGGCCATTTCTCGGCACGCCTGACCGTGGCGTTCGTCGCCGCGGGCGTCGTCGCCAAGAAGATGCTCCCGCCGGGCATCGCCTTCGACACGCGCATCACCGAGATCGGCGGATGCACCGACCCTGCGCGCTTCGACGAGGTGCTGCGCGCGGCGGCGGCCGACCGGGATTCGGTCGGCGGAATCATCGAATGCCGCGTACAGGGCGTCCCGCTGGGACTGGGACAACCCTTCTTCGATTCGGCCGAAAGCCTGATCGCCCACCTGTTGTTCGCCGTCCCGGCCGTCAAGGGGGTCGAATTCGGCAGCGGCTTCGCCGGGGCGCGCATGCGCGGTTCGCAGAACAACGACCCGCTGCTCGACGTCGAAGGCACCACTGCGACCAACAATGCGGGCGGCATCAACGGCGGGATCACCAACGGCAACGAGATCGTGGTACGCGCGGCGGTCAAGCCGACCCCAAGCATCGGGCGCGAACAGAATACCTACAACCTGGCGACGGACAAGGTCGAGCCGCTCACGATCCGCGGCCGCCACGATGTCTGCGTCGCCCTGCGCGGGGCCGTGGTCGTCGAAGCCGCCGTAGCCATCGCGCTGGCCAATTTCATCCGGCACTGA
- a CDS encoding M23 family metallopeptidase, with protein MRRILTLLILAAACLGARGQHPAPEEYIYPIRDVEGLYSANFGEMRPAHFHAGIDIKTDGAEGKPLVAVADGYVSRVSLGAYGYGRAVYLTLHNGTTAVYGHLQRFRKDIEERVREERHARRSNSINLWFGPDTWPVKQGDVIGYSGNSGSSMGPHLHYELRDTRTQRLYNVVSAGIIRPDDDLPPRIMRIHYIEVDTVQGIPVHSRPESYAVVRSAGGSYRLTREEPVGTGRKGYFVVEASDRRNGVGNTFGLWRLALSADGKPLFEYRMDGFEQAQSRCCDAVSYYPLQLTSRNEVIRAAQLAQSPACFYPVMEERGIVRTEAGQTRRIRIEAWDDCGNRSQLEFDILGRTASFRAEADSAATALTPERTGIVRLGREVTARIPAGALYEPVFCRAERCPAPASDSTLIVLSPGYRILPATTPLHRAMTVSVRAFVPENLQPHTVLAARNVKGRLTCIGGKYADGAVTATTRTTGELFVVADTIPLRIRPLFTEGADLTRASGMRFRVGDNFSGIASCTLLIDGKWVPCDRLPMQGTLIHLFEEPPARKSHSVRLTLTDACGNTACWEGTIRR; from the coding sequence ATGCGACGAATTCTGACACTGCTGATATTGGCCGCCGCCTGCCTCGGGGCCCGGGGACAACACCCCGCCCCGGAGGAGTACATATACCCGATCCGCGACGTCGAAGGGCTCTACTCGGCCAATTTCGGCGAGATGCGCCCGGCGCATTTCCACGCGGGCATCGACATCAAGACCGACGGTGCCGAGGGCAAACCCCTCGTGGCCGTGGCCGACGGCTACGTCTCGCGCGTAAGCCTGGGCGCCTACGGCTACGGGCGCGCCGTCTACCTCACGCTGCACAACGGCACGACGGCCGTCTACGGCCACCTGCAACGCTTCCGCAAGGACATCGAGGAGCGCGTGCGCGAAGAGCGCCACGCCCGCCGCTCGAACAGCATAAACCTCTGGTTCGGCCCCGACACCTGGCCCGTGAAGCAGGGCGACGTGATCGGTTATTCGGGCAACAGCGGCTCGTCGATGGGGCCGCACCTCCACTACGAACTGCGCGACACCCGCACGCAGCGGCTTTACAACGTCGTAAGCGCCGGGATCATCCGCCCCGACGACGACCTCCCGCCGCGCATCATGCGGATCCACTACATTGAAGTCGACACCGTGCAGGGCATCCCCGTGCACAGCCGCCCGGAGAGTTATGCCGTCGTCCGCAGCGCCGGGGGCAGCTACCGCCTGACGCGCGAAGAGCCCGTCGGCACGGGGCGCAAAGGCTACTTCGTCGTCGAGGCCAGCGACCGCCGCAACGGCGTGGGCAACACCTTCGGCCTGTGGCGCCTCGCCCTGTCGGCCGACGGCAAGCCCCTTTTCGAATACCGCATGGACGGTTTCGAGCAAGCGCAATCGCGCTGCTGCGATGCCGTGAGCTACTACCCGCTGCAACTCACCTCGCGCAACGAGGTGATCCGCGCTGCGCAGCTGGCCCAATCCCCCGCCTGTTTCTACCCCGTCATGGAGGAGCGCGGAATCGTCCGCACCGAAGCGGGACAGACCCGCCGCATCCGCATCGAGGCATGGGACGACTGCGGCAATCGCTCGCAGCTGGAATTCGACATCCTCGGCCGGACGGCAAGCTTCCGTGCCGAAGCCGACAGCGCCGCCACGGCGCTCACCCCCGAGCGGACGGGCATCGTCCGCCTCGGGCGCGAAGTCACGGCACGCATCCCCGCCGGAGCGCTCTACGAACCGGTTTTCTGCCGCGCGGAACGCTGCCCCGCCCCGGCCTCGGATTCGACGCTCATCGTCCTCTCGCCCGGCTACCGCATCCTCCCGGCCACCACGCCGCTGCACCGGGCGATGACGGTCAGCGTGCGGGCGTTCGTCCCCGAAAACCTGCAACCCCACACGGTGCTGGCCGCCCGCAACGTCAAGGGGCGCCTTACCTGCATCGGCGGGAAATACGCCGACGGTGCCGTCACGGCCACGACCCGCACCACCGGAGAACTGTTCGTCGTGGCCGACACCATCCCGCTGCGCATCCGCCCGCTCTTCACCGAAGGGGCAGACCTCACACGCGCTTCGGGCATGCGCTTCCGCGTGGGCGACAACTTCTCGGGCATCGCCTCCTGCACCCTGCTCATCGACGGCAAATGGGTTCCCTGCGACCGCCTCCCGATGCAGGGCACGCTGATCCACCTGTTCGAGGAACCCCCGGCCCGCAAAAGCCACAGCGTCCGGCTCACCCTGACCGACGCCTGCGGCAACACGGCCTGCTGGGAAGGAACAATTCGCCGGTAA